Part of the Chanos chanos chromosome 5, fChaCha1.1, whole genome shotgun sequence genome, GCAATTGCTCTCTCTGAGCTGCAGAGGAAAACAAGGTTTAGCATTCCCAAACATACAACTAACAGATATGCAATACTGCCCTCAGAATACAGGAAACTGCAGCTCTACCCCACTGAGGGAAAGTATGCCGGATTGATCATATTACTATCATTAGAACCGTTTGCTAATGCTCCATAGACATTTTCTTCTCAAAATTGAATATTACACTCAAACGAACAGAGAAATATCCTCATTCAGGATCAAAATAGTATACAGAGAATATGAAAcgggtaaaaaaagaaaaaagaaatgtaccGTCAAAATAGCCggtcagttttctctctgtctcttcataaCCAGCAGAGCGGACTTGCTGGAAAAATGTATCCAGGTATTCCAGGGCATCTTTGGTCCTAGCATCTTCATTAATGATCAGCGCGTCATTGTATTTCTGATTGAAGAAACATTTCAGTCCGTGATGTTCTTTATTCAGTCTaaacaattttacattttttcatttcattttttcatggaaccgtttcactcattttctaatGCATTTCTTACCCTCAGGTGCTCAGTAAAGTTAAACAGAGCCCTACAcactctgctctcctcctctggaTCATTCAGCCGCAGAACCTTGCAGTGCTTCTGCACATCCACAATCCACTGTTCGTACTTCTGAGACCCATACTCGCGGTTCTGAATGTTCGACAgactgtctgagagacagaaacgTAAAATTCAGCTGCACCAGAAATGtccagagaaaaaacacaaaacacagttttcCATGTTTATAAGTTAACCACAGTTCTATTTAAATGGTTTATGCATCGCCTCATATCACATCAAAGTTTTATAGGGTATATATAAAATTACAgatatgttaaataaaaaggcagtgtgtacagagagataaaagatGTAAAGGAAGCAGGGTTCTTGTCTCTTGTACCGATGTCGTAGACTGTTTTAGCCAGTCCCTCTATGATGCTCATGATGTTGGTGATAATTCTGGTGAAGGGGTCAGAAGAGCGTTGTTCTGCCCAAAAAAAATCTGCACAAGAATCAAACATCTCTCAGTTGACGTTTCAAATGAAACATCTCTCAGATGacaatttaaatgaaacatctcTCAGGTGacaattcaaatgaaacatCTCTTAGGTgatgtttcaaatgaaacatcTTTCAAATGATGATTCAAATCAAACATCTCTCAGATGGCGATTCAAATCAAACATCTCTCAGGTGACGtttcaaatcaaacatctcTCAGAAGGCGATTCAAATCAAACATCTCTCAGATGGTGACTCAAATCAAGCATCTCTCAGGTGACAATTCAAATCATACATCTGTAAGAAGACAATTCACACAGCGGTTGTATAGGACTTTTAAACAGGAAGCCTCTGCATGAACCTTTTTCAGGTGTGTGCACATACGATCTCAGCTCGCCCAGGTGCTCAGTCACGGTGGAGATGTTTCTGACGTCTAGACTAGCACACAACAGACTGATGTtattctctgcctctgcctggCTCTTAAAGCTTCCAATGCCGACCGACGCTGTCAGACCCACTATCTGTATGATAGAGAACAgtgagaggtgaaaaaaaaaaccaaggtgAGAGAGAATTTAACCGGGGTGCTGAACGAGCCTCTTTGATCAGTCTACCCAGGAGAATCACCTCAGTCTGATCTGGACCAGACCTCTGACAAGTGTCAGTTGAATTACATCAAAGTTTCAATGAGATCTCAGAATCCTCAGCGAAATTCCAATGAGATGTCAGTGAAACATCAAGCATACGTACAAAAATGCTCAAGCCTAGAATTGAACGTGATAggtatataaatgaataaatagcaaatgtacagaaaacaaacagataaacaagcaataacaataaaatgaaaacaaataatatgaaatttaaaaaaaataaaaaacaaaagaatacatATGGAATCAACCTGAATCAACGAAAAGGATGGCTATAATAAAGAGCAGAAAAGCTCTCCACCTGAGGGAGCCTGGTGCTCTTGCCGCTGAGTTTTTGGTCCAGGTACGTGGTCATGATGATGTTATAAGGGTGTTTCCCTGTGGTGTTGTGACACTCATCGAACACGAGTAGTGTGAAGACCTCCAGTGAGGGCACCTCATCCTTCTGTAGTGCATTCACCAGGATCTGAGGTGTCAGCACCACAATATCATAATTCTCAATGACCACCTTCATGGACAGTGAGTCCatgtcaccacacacaccagtgatcctgcatcacgtacacacacacacacacacacacacacaaagaataaatACAGTGAGTCTCCAGAGGCTGTGGACCAGCATACTCAAAATAATACTTACTTTTCCCTGTCGATGTTTACATTTCTCTTAATACCTGACTTCAGGGTCCTGAGAAAAATGCTTCTGGAAGAGTTTATATTGCTGAGCATAAACATCCACTTTCGTTGCCATGAACACAATCTTTGCCTGGCCAGGAAATTTTTTCAGATGGTGCTCACATATCGCAAGGGCAACAATGGTCTTGCCACAACCTGAGAGACAGATATGAAAATGATGGCTATAGTTCCATTTACAAATACTGTCTCACAGAAATTCTTATGTCCAACAACTCCGATATGTATTAGCAGATCTAAGGTTTCAAACATCCTGGAGACAGAAATCTCACACTGACCCACACATATCAGATTctagactgacagagatactCTAACTACCTCCCAAAATCCAAGacttacagtctctctctctctctcttgctccatctcaaacacacacacacacacacacacacacctgtggggGCACAGATGATGGTGTTTTCTCCCTTAAAAGCCGCTGTGGCCAGCTCTGTCTGGTAGGCCCTcagcttcttcttttcttcagtcGCACCCTCTGTAGTTCCAGCATCTGAacagtttattaaaaacatCTGTGGTGCAGTGCAGCGAATGTGAGGTGTTTTTTGAGTGAGACACCCATATGGATAATACAGAAAAGCACTGTGTTACCTGAAGACCCATGAGGCTTCTCCTCTAAACTTAACTCATTGGCGCTTTTTAGCAGGCCGTCATAGCTTTCCCCTTCCTCCTTGTATTCAATACACACTGTCGTCATACTCTCCATTTTCATGGCATCTCCATTCATGTCACTGCCCTCTCCCTGTTTCATATCTCCATCTAGAGGAAAAATAAGCTCTGTTATCATCACCAAATTATCAAACAATTTGAGTCACAAATTTTCATTACTCTTCTGAACATTACCTTGTATATTTCATGCATTGTGAATCAAAATCCTATCACAAAAAGATACTTTTGCAGCCTAtgaacagacttttttttcactttaagaGCTATTCCAGTGGATGGTCTCTATGAGAAGCTTTTATGGGCCGCTGAACTACTGATGTTGGTTTAAGAtctttcacagaaacatttgaCAGCTGACAATaagagaaaggtgtgtgtgtgtgtgagtgtgtgggtgtgaggcggggggggtggggcacaTACTGTGCTCTAGCAGCTCCAGGGCCTGGTGAAAATCGCAGTTATACAGAGctgttgtcagtgttttaaacCACTGTTTATCTGAGCGCCTAAGACAGTCCACTAGCTTCTCGCTTGCTGCAGTTTGCCCCCGCTGCATTCCAACCTACAGAGTGTCACATTcatataaacaaaataacaaacaaaccacaggcaCGATGGGCCGCTGACTTTCAAATTTAACAAAACCCAGAAGAGCAGAGTGATAAAACTCtgtggagagagtgtgtcatGGATTGTGTTAGGGTGTTTGTGCTTGGCTTACTGAATTGATTTCTTCACATTCTCTCAGTGTGAGACAGTCATTCATGTGTGGTAGTAATTCGTTTGGTTTGATGCGATAGATAATGGATGGCCTAATCCGCTCTAGCAGGTGTTGATAATTCCTCATCCTCTCCAAGTCCCCGAAATCCCATTTTGTGATGGCTGCATACAGACCCGTGTAACCTtaacatgcgcgtgcacacacacacatacacacacacacacacacacacacacacacacacatttccgaAAGATTCCAAGAGTTTTTATAGTGTGCATATCACAATTTTGCAAACTAATAGGACACCAATATTAACAAGAGTAATCCACggattagataacatataactgcttGATGTTTCAAATTGTTAATTATGTGAATGACTGCTGGGCATCTTTAAATATGCACAAGGTACTTTAAATTTGTATAATATGCACGATGTTGTCGGAAAGTACGTTTGATCGCGATGGTCATCCTACCTGCGGCACGTAGCTCGTCCAGGAAAGCCTGAAACCAACCAAGCTTCTCCAGCGTCCACATCTTTTCCAACAGCATATGTGCCGCTGACGTCACTGAAGAACCTTCCTCTGACAAAATcctctctgttgtctctgtaGTGTAACAACACGAActgtatgacatcatcacaaCACCCCTATAAGGAAACCTCGTGCTGTCATTAATAATTTACTTTCCGCACTAGTTATAAGTTGATAGACAGGAATTCGAGAAGCAGTCTGCGAAACAACGTGTGAAACAATCCTGTAGTCCGACTGAGAGCTATACAACGTAGAAACATATTTTAGATGGCAATTAATGAGCCTAAAAGACATCATAGATGGCACAAAATATACCATGTGATTTAGCTCCCTGTAATCAGATGGTCGTCGTTCCCCCGCGGGGGCGTGGTCTCCATATCCCCTCTCTGTGCCAACAGGCCAGTTACAACTTTCCATGGTAATGATATGAACTGATAAGAATACTACTTCTTTGACTTTAAATCAAAGCAGACTGGCTACTGCAGTTCAAAAACACCCAGGTAAACAATGTCTAAAATGCTGTGGACTCCCTAATAAACAATACGCGTCGCATCTTATTTTTTCTGCCTGTGGATATTTCAGATCCTAAGTACTAATTAACCAAGTAATTCAGCAATATAAAATAGCATGAAATTACAGCTATTCGTTATCCCTGCAAAATCTAATGCCAAGAATCGAGAATCTGACTTCGGTTCTGATGATAAACAAAGGCAGTACCTTCAGTCAAGTAAACGGTCATGAATCCTTTGATGAAGGAAGGACGTAAAGTCCGAGCGATGTACTCGCTAAATTTCTTCAaattttccttttccatttcatacattttggccaagagagagttgtgtgtgtgtgacccgcTGTTTGTGCGACCCAATGAACGAGGGGAGAGGTAAGCCTCACAGCTGAAGAAACGAAAGTGAAACTTTTGGTACAACAcgagaaatgaaaatgattcttATCTTGTGAATCTAGAgttgaaatatttatattaacagtAAGGTGTCTTACGACCAAATAATACGCACtattgtttgaaaaaataaacGCACGACACGTAGGCTAATATTTCCGGCATCAGAATCGATCACGGGTTGTGAAACTTTGATAAGGCGTTTGTTCAGTTGTTTAACCCTTTCCTTACTATTGAAATCCCAAGATGAGGTCTGAATGATTTCCACCTGTGAAAACACGCTATGAAAGCAATTATAACAGTTGCGTTTGCTAGTGTAAACGCAACTATATGCTTAGATGGTACTGCTAAAAATTAATCTGTTTTACAAACATAATCTGGAGTTTAAAGGCCCTTAACATGATACAGATCAAACTGTCAAATGTCCTGTGCTGCACGTTCGCAGTTCAATTTGTTTCACAAATCTCCAGGGATGTGGCACaacctgacaaaaacaaatcagtcacttttatttttgtgttagCAGTGATAAACTAGGTGTCAGTTGTTTTAAACGtaaagtttttttctgtgatttgtAACACAtctattattttgtttatgcATATTTACAATACCACTTGACAAGCATGTATGACATTTCTGTATTGGGGCCTTTTGCCCTTTTCAGCCCCTTTCCCACAAGCTCCGTCACTCTTCCACTGAAAAGTTAGATCATACTTTTTAACGCATGAATGAAACATTTCGTCATCCAAGAATCACAGACCCGAATTCAAAGGCAATGAAAAAGATACTGTCGTTTTCAATAACTGCTATGTGCTGAAGTATTTATCATGTCCAACTTATCTGACTCTACAGAACAAAACTCTAAACACTCAGAATGAACTTTTGCATATACAACATTTATTGTATCATTTACTGGCGTCACACAATTCTCCATGTGTATGCTTTGTCCGTTACTCCGGTAGAGCAGACgaatttctcttcttttttttttcctttacagtGGAACGTTTGTCATTCCCAGGCTGTCACAAAGATGTAAGAAGTTAGACCACTGTTTACCCTGAGTTTAGCACAAGAGTGACATTCTCTGGAGTGTTTTTAAGAGGTTGGTgtttgtgaggggaaaaaaaaaaaaaaacagtggacaAGCTGGACCAACTCAGGGCCTGAGAAGCGAATTGCATTGGATTATCACCAAGAttataaatagaataaaaattCAAGTGTTCGACGAGTTCAGCTTGggcattatttttcttttttcttaatgccTCTTTAATAgcccccctccatccctccctccatccctccctctttgCTTAATATGTTTCCCCTCAAActgcaaatattaaaaatatttagtCCAGAATAGTTTTGAATCAAACACCCCCTTCCCCCCTGCCCaccataaaaagagaaataaatcaaCAACAGTGCGTGTATTTGAAGGCAGGTATGTGATTCTGAAACCATGTGTGTacccatgtgtatgtgtgtttgtgtgaggctTTAGTTGTAACAGGCAGTGTTGACCTCTAATGTCCCTTGTCCTTCAAGCTGGTTGTCTGTTTGGTCCACTGcactacctgtctctctctctgcctcagtgTAGCTGCTGTGTGGTGTAACTGTTCTCTCCTCATGGTCAGCCCTGATTTCTGGACTGGCACGGTCACTGTTTGCCCCACCCTCCTCCGGGAGGAAATCCTCTAACTCCTGGAGAATGGATTCTAACAGAGTCATGTCTGAAGGCTGCCCGGTTGTTAATGGAGCCTTGTGATCGGGGCCAGTGGTTGTAACGCTGTCCTTTTTGTCCGTTAAACTGTCAGCCATGCCCACAGGGTGATCAAGTGTCTTCGAGGGACTGGGCCTTACTACGTCTACTGTGCATTTGTTCAAGTTCAGGGTATGGTCCAGGGATTCGGGGGAAGGATTGGAGGGCCTACCTGGGCTGGAAGaaccaaaaacattttcagtggcAGGAACCGCACAGTGGTTACTCGAGTTAATGTCAGGGTCGCTGACGTTTATGTCTCCTTCACACGCTTTCAACTCATGGTCACTGACGTTCATCTCTGGTTCGCTAACGTTCATCTCTGGTTCGCTAACGTTCAACTCATGGTCACTTAAATCCACCTCCTGTTCATTAACTCTGCTGACTGTCTGCTCCGTCAGATCCAAGACTCGGTCCATGCAGTCGATGGTACGGTCGCTGTCACTGTCGATGGTGATGACCGTGGGTGACCGCTGttcccttctcttcctcttatGCCTCCGCTTCTTCTTTTGTCGTGAATGCGTATgcgtacgtgagtgtgtgtctggggcCCGACGTTCAAAGATGATCTCGACGCTGGGGCTTCGACTGCCCCTACGTGCCCAACTGCttccttcctccttctccctggTGCTTCTCTCCTGGGCTGCTCGCTCCAGATGCCGTGTTTTATACTTACGTTTGCCTCCAGGCTTGTCGTGCCTGGATCTCTCGTAGCGGGAGTCGGTGCTAGACTGGCTTCTGGAACGTCGACATCGAGACTTATGAGATTCCCGCCAGCTGCTGTCGCTTTCGCTCCGGGAACGACGGCTCGGATCAGAACTGTGGAAAGAGTCAGATCGAGAAGACCGACTTCTACTTTTCCTCACcctacctctttctctccttctttctctctctctttcttgacCGTGCGAATACCAGTATAGAGAGGACTGGGAGCGACTATGGCCGTGGGAATGCTCCCAATCCCTGTCGCTCTTCCAAGACAAAATCCTATCTTTGGAATGTGGGCGTCCTCTGTCCAGTGATTTGGGTGCTTCCAAATCACTGGAAGAGGAGCTAACCCTCCTGCCTGACCAACTTTTGAGAGATGGTTCTCTACTCCTCGACTCACTAGTAATATTTGAACACTCTCTACTCAACCTATCACTGCTCCCTGAATGTCTATGTTTCCGTTTATGATTTAAGCTGTCCCTAGCCCTTGATCGTCTCCTTGACCTCTCCTGGCTTGACTGTTCTCTAGTtcttgagtgtctgtgtgacctGTCTCTACCTCGGGACAAATCACCTGGAAGTGGCTGCTCTCTGCTAGAATGTTCTTGGCTACTAGACTGCGATCTTGTCCTTTCTCTCGAACGTTTACGTCGCCGTCTTACGGCGTTGCTTCTGGATTGGGAATGTCTCACAGCCTCTTGCTCTCTGgtatatgtgtggtgtgtgtatgtgtggtctgCAGTCACTTTGTTTCTCTGAGTCTCTGGGCTTCTAAGTGTACTAACGGAGGGAATgagagtggaggggagggaggggaggttCAGAGATAAGTGCTGGGGCTCCAGCCCTGATGTTAACGTCTCTGCTGCGGGGGTTACTTTTTCTACGTCAaccttttcctcttcctcttcagtaGAGTCAGAGGAGAGCTGTACGAGTTCAGGAGTCCGTTCAGCCATAGGTTTCACATAGCCCACAATCATGcactcatcctcctcttcctcagctgaACGCGCAGCGGCACTGGGGCCAGCTGGAGGGTCTGTCTGCGCGGGGCCGTCGTACGACGCGATCGTGGTGCTTGTCTCAGGTCTCTCAGCTTGTGACTGGCTGGTTGAGGGCGAGACGGAATGTTCCGCCGTGGA contains:
- the toporsb gene encoding E3 ubiquitin-protein ligase Topors, giving the protein MMAPTKMKLRVRKREGQASNKSSQPLLSDASPDSKCPICLDRFNNVASLDRCLHRFCFRCIHEWSKNKAECPLCKQPFHSIFHSVKAENDFKEFVLRPMENGAVPPADANVNPTNRILRPRGQRDVASRRSQRQRPVPPTTPPDNGVMFESLSESATLAQDRGIHRMMQRLAARRRAQGEGRGLRERDVVAFRRALYRAGVRVRSVRDAGRHRDISATFLRQNPACLQRLLPWLRRELTVLYGSHGSLVNVVQHVVMSRVTHYNMEESAIRDELRPFLLARTDHFLHELISFARSSLSMEAYDRNAVYDCPAPSYEEGSSSDSSVIAISEDDADGDEEEEVRGESLAEHQQAVSVATSTESTLSQTAWDDETPGPSYSTAEHSVSPSTSQSQAERPETSTTIASYDGPAQTDPPAGPSAAARSAEEEEDECMIVGYVKPMAERTPELVQLSSDSTEEEEEKVDVEKVTPAAETLTSGLEPQHLSLNLPSLPSTLIPSVSTLRSPETQRNKVTADHTYTHHTYTREQEAVRHSQSRSNAVRRRRKRSRERTRSQSSSQEHSSREQPLPGDLSRGRDRSHRHSRTREQSSQERSRRRSRARDSLNHKRKHRHSGSSDRLSRECSNITSESRSREPSLKSWSGRRVSSSSSDLEAPKSLDRGRPHSKDRILSWKSDRDWEHSHGHSRSQSSLYWYSHGQERERERRRERGRVRKSRSRSSRSDSFHSSDPSRRSRSESDSSWRESHKSRCRRSRSQSSTDSRYERSRHDKPGGKRKYKTRHLERAAQERSTREKEEGSSWARRGSRSPSVEIIFERRAPDTHSRTHTHSRQKKKRRHKRKRREQRSPTVITIDSDSDRTIDCMDRVLDLTEQTVSRVNEQEVDLSDHELNVSEPEMNVSEPEMNVSDHELKACEGDINVSDPDINSSNHCAVPATENVFGSSSPGRPSNPSPESLDHTLNLNKCTVDVVRPSPSKTLDHPVGMADSLTDKKDSVTTTGPDHKAPLTTGQPSDMTLLESILQELEDFLPEEGGANSDRASPEIRADHEERTVTPHSSYTEAERETGSAVDQTDNQLEGQGTLEVNTACYN
- the rigi gene encoding antiviral innate immune response receptor RIG-I; protein product: MYEMEKENLKKFSEYIARTLRPSFIKGFMTVYLTEETTERILSEEGSSVTSAAHMLLEKMWTLEKLGWFQAFLDELRAAGYTGLYAAITKWDFGDLERMRNYQHLLERIRPSIIYRIKPNELLPHMNDCLTLRECEEINSVGMQRGQTAASEKLVDCLRRSDKQWFKTLTTALYNCDFHQALELLEHNGDMKQGEGSDMNGDAMKMESMTTVCIEYKEEGESYDGLLKSANELSLEEKPHGSSDAGTTEGATEEKKKLRAYQTELATAAFKGENTIICAPTGCGKTIVALAICEHHLKKFPGQAKIVFMATKVDVYAQQYKLFQKHFSQDPEVRITGVCGDMDSLSMKVVIENYDIVVLTPQILVNALQKDEVPSLEVFTLLVFDECHNTTGKHPYNIIMTTYLDQKLSGKSTRLPQIVGLTASVGIGSFKSQAEAENNISLLCASLDVRNISTVTEHLGELRSYVHTPEKDFFWAEQRSSDPFTRIITNIMSIIEGLAKTVYDIDSLSNIQNREYGSQKYEQWIVDVQKHCKVLRLNDPEEESRVCRALFNFTEHLRKYNDALIINEDARTKDALEYLDTFFQQVRSAGYEETERKLTGYFDAQREQLLTLANGGQQQNPKLEVLQYILDEEYHNNDQTRTVLFVRTRALADALKKWIEETDSLKFLKPGVLIGRGKRPHLIGSGMSLTLKKDVLESFKTSDQSKILIATSVADEGIDIPQCNLVLMYEYVGNVVKMVQVRGRGRAQGSRCFLISSRKERIDKEKLNMEREKLVEKAIKCLQASPENLHAKVDLFQREEKARRDLEKLSPGKPRTKGSYELLCCKCKKFACLNDDLRVLEKSHHIILDRSIFKRCVTKPHPNPKSFCGIQKTEKMACAGCQHDWGIIASYMNIQDLPVVKIESFVVQDRATRKQLYFRKWRDVTFTIKPFDMTEMTADRWGPREQ